The genomic interval GAACGGCGACAGCGCCGGGGATCCGATGATCTGTTCGGCCAGCGAAACGGCATGGGCGCTCGGCGTCCATGAGCGGCAGGCGAGGTGGCAGCCCGCGAAGTCCCGGATGGCCCGCAGGTCGGGGGCGTCGGGCTGTCCCATCTGCTCGAGCCAATGGGGCTCGAGGGTGATGGTGACCTTCTTGAGCCGGCGTCCCTTGTGCGCCTGGCGGACGAAGCGTTCCGTCCGCGCCTGGGCGAAGATCGTCGCGACCGGCTGCCAATGGGCTTTCTTTTCGAGATAGCGCGGCATCGGGATCGGCATGGGGCCGACGCTGGCCTCGACCGAACCCTCCAGGAAGATCGAGACGCTCAGGCGCGGCCGGGATTCGGCAACCGTCTTCAGGTCGTGCAGGTCCTCGGCATTCGAGAAATGCACGGAAATTCCGCCGCCGAGATCGAGAAATGCGATTCGGCCCCGGAGGACGCGGTCTTCCGATTCCAGGTCGGGCGTGAGCGAAAGCACCGGACGGTCGATATCGGGTCGTCTCAGGTCGGCCTTGGTCACGAAGGTGGTCGTCGGGCTCATCTGCATGTTGCTCATACCATGACACGCTGCCCGGCAGGGGGCCTGGGCCGGGCGCCCCGAAGGGCATGCCGCGAAGACATCGCGCTGGCCCAAGCGGCGTTCCGCAAACGAGATTGGCGCTCTCGCAAAGGCCATGCCGATTGCTCCGCAGCTCTACCTGCCTTTATTCAATATATGAATTTGCCGGTCAAGTTTTGGCCGGCAGAGCATCGATTGTTGGGCCAAGGCGGCGCGGTTGCGCGCGGCCGATAGGGAATGGGGAAACGGATGTCTCGTGGGTATCGCCGTCTGGTGCGGCTGTTGGGATCGGCCAGCGTCCTGACTCTTGGTGCGGGCGCGTCGATGGCGCAGACGCTTGAAACGCTCGAACCCGTCGTCGTCGTCGACGAGGCCGCCAAGACGAGCGACAGCCTGGACAAGGACGTGATCATCGACCGGGAGGACATCGCCCGCACGCAGCCGA from Polymorphum gilvum SL003B-26A1 carries:
- a CDS encoding AraC family transcriptional regulator is translated as MSPTTTFVTKADLRRPDIDRPVLSLTPDLESEDRVLRGRIAFLDLGGGISVHFSNAEDLHDLKTVAESRPRLSVSIFLEGSVEASVGPMPIPMPRYLEKKAHWQPVATIFAQARTERFVRQAHKGRRLKKVTITLEPHWLEQMGQPDAPDLRAIRDFAGCHLACRSWTPSAHAVSLAEQIIGSPALSPFLLRLYVQSRVLGILEEAFAQVAGQGAVEHPGPVRAADRLKLQGIDAYLEQHLGEPVTADLLAREFGMSLATLQRLFAAAYGTSVSRYIRQFKLERARRALERDAVSVAEAAYLVGYGSPANFSTAFKRCFGMSPRTVQER